The following are encoded in a window of Cryobacterium sp. CG_9.6 genomic DNA:
- a CDS encoding HNH endonuclease signature motif containing protein: protein MENNDEVPPEEDAAGLVPPDPPAPTIPSLPIPGQLAITTGDIRPCDVPRVRRVIDKGQNILLESITAFDRLINSAHAARATVIAGAHLWTTSTAQTGRPNGSHDLSEFQWSDATAAHEGFVAELAALLTISEGSARNLLTESEVLQNTLPGTRRALQAGDISYRHAQVIIDNALSLPDASHGDYETEVLTNAATLTVPQLKKKAITVRELTHPDSIRARHRTALTDRCLHVQPARDAMAYLDLTLSNDDAAAINDRIDTLARSLQTTDEDRTLTQLRCDVAVDLLLKGVTETGLGAGITGNVYVTVPVLTLMGKGNEPAMLEGFGPIDPDTARRIAGTATGFHRLLIHPETGAVLSFGKDTYRVPAALRRYLEVRDETCRFVGCNKSARHCDMDHTLAWQHGGDTTFTNLAALCRRSHKIKHETGWNVTQDTTGTLTWTSPAGKHYATHPASRLRPPVLPPELTPPPEKAPYLNPWTQPITFPTNAPF, encoded by the coding sequence ATGGAGAACAACGACGAAGTGCCTCCAGAGGAGGATGCCGCGGGACTTGTCCCGCCCGACCCACCAGCACCAACCATCCCCAGTTTGCCGATCCCTGGTCAGTTGGCGATCACCACCGGTGACATTCGGCCCTGTGACGTGCCGCGGGTGAGGCGGGTGATTGATAAGGGTCAGAACATTCTGCTGGAGAGCATCACGGCCTTTGACCGCCTCATCAACTCCGCTCATGCCGCCCGTGCCACTGTCATTGCTGGCGCGCACCTGTGGACCACCAGTACCGCGCAGACCGGTCGCCCGAACGGCTCGCACGACCTCAGCGAATTTCAGTGGTCTGATGCCACCGCAGCGCATGAGGGGTTCGTGGCGGAACTGGCGGCGTTACTGACCATCTCGGAAGGTTCCGCCCGCAACCTCCTTACCGAAAGTGAGGTGTTACAAAACACTCTGCCCGGTACCCGCCGGGCCCTGCAGGCGGGAGACATCAGCTACCGTCACGCGCAGGTAATCATCGACAACGCTCTCTCCTTGCCCGATGCGTCGCACGGCGACTACGAAACGGAGGTCCTCACCAACGCCGCCACGCTCACCGTCCCGCAACTAAAGAAAAAAGCCATCACCGTGCGCGAACTCACCCACCCCGACAGTATCCGCGCCCGGCACCGAACAGCCCTGACCGATCGGTGCCTGCACGTGCAACCCGCCCGGGACGCCATGGCCTACCTTGACCTCACCCTCTCCAACGACGATGCGGCCGCCATCAACGACCGCATCGACACCCTCGCCCGCAGCCTGCAAACCACCGACGAAGACCGCACCCTCACCCAGTTACGCTGCGACGTGGCCGTTGACCTGCTCCTGAAAGGCGTCACCGAAACCGGTCTCGGTGCTGGCATCACCGGCAACGTTTACGTCACCGTGCCCGTACTCACCCTCATGGGCAAAGGAAACGAACCGGCGATGCTCGAAGGGTTCGGACCCATCGACCCCGACACGGCCCGCCGCATCGCCGGCACCGCCACCGGGTTTCACCGCCTCCTCATCCACCCCGAAACCGGTGCCGTGCTCTCCTTCGGCAAAGACACCTACCGTGTTCCGGCAGCCCTGCGCCGCTACCTCGAAGTACGCGACGAAACATGCCGCTTCGTGGGCTGCAACAAAAGCGCCCGGCACTGCGACATGGACCACACCCTCGCCTGGCAACACGGCGGCGATACCACCTTCACCAACCTCGCCGCCCTCTGCCGACGAAGCCACAAAATCAAACACGAAACCGGGTGGAACGTCACCCAAGACACCACCGGCACCCTCACCTGGACCAGCCCCGCCGGCAAACACTACGCCACCCACCCCGCCAGCAGGCTCCGCCCCCCGGTCCTCCCGCCAGAACTCACCCCACCCCCAGAAAAGGCGCCCTACCTCAACCCCTGGACCCAACCCATCACCTTCCCCACCAACGCCCCCTTCTAA
- a CDS encoding IS3 family transposase (programmed frameshift), giving the protein MAAARRRFTQEFKDELCREVINTSKPIKDVATAYGVGPETLRNWLNKYREANGGTEADLTVSERARLKELEREVQELRAETAFLKKAKRLLRAGAAVVSKYEYIDSQNSEPTNRNSVVKMCLWLAVSTSGFYHWAIRPQSATAARREALIARIQHFFEESDGTYGYRRIHADLAAEQTECSPELVRQLMRQIGLVACQPRPFRITTEADAEAAANMPDLVKRDFTADRPGVKFVGDITYIHTWQGFIYLATVIDCYSKKVVGWSIADHMRTELVADALRNAAATTVIEADAIWHSDRGSVYTSAEFRALVSGLGMRSSMGRTGVCWDNSMAESFFSMLKNERVYRTAYATKSQARSDVIRYIEGFYNSRRRHSALGYRRPNEVHYGYQQPALAA; this is encoded by the exons ATGGCCGCAGCACGTAGGCGTTTCACCCAAGAGTTCAAAGACGAGCTGTGCCGCGAGGTGATCAATACCTCCAAACCGATCAAGGACGTCGCCACCGCATACGGCGTCGGGCCCGAGACGCTCCGGAACTGGCTCAACAAATACCGCGAGGCCAACGGCGGCACCGAAGCGGACCTGACAGTGTCGGAACGGGCCCGTCTGAAGGAACTCGAGCGGGAAGTTCAAGAGCTGCGGGCGGAGACCGCTTTCTTGAAAAAAGCCA AGCGCTTACTTCGCGCGGGAGCAGCGGTAGTGAGCAAGTACGAGTACATCGACTCCCAAAATTCTGAGCCCACCAACCGGAATTCGGTGGTGAAAATGTGCCTCTGGCTGGCCGTGTCAACGTCCGGTTTCTACCACTGGGCGATCCGGCCGCAGTCCGCGACCGCGGCCCGGCGAGAGGCCCTGATCGCGCGGATTCAACACTTCTTCGAGGAGTCCGACGGCACCTACGGATACCGCCGAATCCACGCCGACCTCGCCGCGGAGCAGACCGAGTGCTCGCCCGAACTGGTGCGGCAGCTTATGCGCCAGATTGGCCTCGTAGCCTGCCAACCACGGCCTTTCCGCATCACTACCGAAGCCGATGCCGAAGCGGCCGCCAACATGCCCGACCTCGTCAAACGCGACTTCACCGCCGACCGCCCCGGGGTGAAGTTCGTCGGCGATATTACCTACATCCATACCTGGCAAGGATTCATCTATCTGGCCACCGTCATCGACTGCTATTCCAAGAAGGTTGTCGGCTGGTCCATCGCCGATCACATGCGCACCGAGCTCGTCGCCGACGCCCTCCGCAACGCCGCTGCGACGACCGTGATCGAGGCCGACGCGATCTGGCATTCCGACCGCGGCAGCGTCTATACCTCGGCCGAATTTCGGGCTCTCGTGTCCGGCCTGGGGATGCGTTCCTCCATGGGCCGCACCGGCGTGTGTTGGGACAACAGCATGGCGGAAAGTTTCTTCTCGATGCTCAAGAATGAGCGTGTTTATCGCACCGCTTACGCCACGAAATCACAAGCTCGCAGCGACGTCATTCGCTACATCGAAGGGTTTTACAACAGCCGACGCCGGCACTCAGCTCTTGGTTACCGCAGGCCTAATGAAGTCCACTATGGTTATCAGCAGCCAGCATTGGCAGCGTAG
- a CDS encoding LysE family translocator gives MTFASLAAFAGLCLLLSVTPGPDTFLVLRIALNRAGAGIAAAVGSAGASLLWAVLVGLGLAAIMEQSAEVFRWLKIAGGLYLLYLGISSFMKSRTSTKRARETPGQELRVRYSLPAGLSAGALSTMLNPKVGLFYLAIVPQFIPPGGDTMATALILGVIESVIAFAYLAIIAVIAAKAMSWLRRPKVNAAVENSSSAIMAVLGVGVIASGATG, from the coding sequence ATGACCTTTGCTTCGCTCGCCGCGTTTGCTGGCTTGTGCCTCCTGCTGTCGGTAACCCCGGGGCCCGACACATTCCTGGTGCTGCGAATCGCGCTGAACCGCGCGGGCGCTGGCATCGCAGCCGCCGTGGGTTCCGCAGGCGCATCGCTGCTGTGGGCAGTGCTCGTGGGCCTCGGCCTGGCAGCCATCATGGAGCAGTCCGCTGAGGTTTTCCGCTGGCTGAAGATTGCGGGCGGCTTGTACTTGCTCTACCTTGGCATTTCTTCGTTCATGAAAAGCCGCACGTCCACAAAACGTGCACGTGAAACTCCTGGCCAGGAATTGCGCGTGCGCTATTCCCTACCCGCCGGGCTGAGCGCTGGCGCCCTGTCTACGATGCTCAATCCCAAGGTGGGTCTGTTTTACCTGGCGATCGTGCCGCAGTTCATCCCGCCGGGCGGGGACACCATGGCAACGGCTCTGATTCTGGGGGTCATCGAATCCGTCATTGCCTTTGCCTACCTCGCCATCATCGCGGTTATCGCAGCCAAGGCCATGTCGTGGCTACGTCGACCCAAGGTCAACGCGGCCGTGGAAAACTCCAGCAGCGCAATCATGGCCGTTCTCGGAGTGGGCGTCATTGCATCCGGAGCTACCGGGTAA